One genomic segment of bacterium includes these proteins:
- a CDS encoding carbohydrate-binding family 9-like protein — protein sequence MLLFLTTYFTTISLPVESYTAYKVEKAPVIDGDLRDWKGVPSVEVNYDIEKGERIKLKTYARVVWDDEHLYISFECEDNDPWATITKRDGFLWEEEAVEVFIDPRGDGKRYVELGVNPLNTVDDILIIREPKYRWLLNWNLFDLKTAVRKREGGWDVEIAIPWWNFLSFEVPLPPREKTWRIQLCRVDRPDHKTPIWVSWSPTRQTFHKPENFGKVLFSAERR from the coding sequence ATGCTTCTTTTTTTAACCACTTATTTTACCACCATTTCCCTCCCAGTCGAAAGCTATACTGCTTATAAAGTGGAGAAAGCCCCCGTGATAGATGGTGATTTGCGCGATTGGAAGGGAGTTCCTTCGGTTGAGGTTAATTACGATATAGAGAAAGGGGAAAGGATAAAGCTCAAGACCTATGCGAGGGTAGTTTGGGATGATGAGCACCTTTACATTTCTTTTGAATGCGAAGATAACGACCCTTGGGCGACAATCACAAAGCGGGACGGCTTCTTGTGGGAGGAGGAGGCGGTGGAGGTTTTCATAGACCCAAGAGGAGATGGGAAGAGATATGTTGAGTTGGGAGTGAATCCCCTCAACACTGTTGACGATATTTTGATAATAAGGGAGCCAAAGTATCGCTGGCTCTTGAATTGGAATCTATTTGACCTGAAGACAGCGGTTAGGAAGAGGGAAGGTGGCTGGGATGTGGAGATAGCCATTCCCTGGTGGAATTTCCTCTCCTTTGAGGTTCCCCTGCCACCCCGAGAGAAAACCTGGCGAATCCAACTGTGTAGGGTGGATAGACCAGACCATAAAACACCCATATGGGTCTCCTGGTCTCCCACTCGCCAGACATTCCATAAGCCGGAGAATTTCGGAAAGGTCCTTTTCTCCGCGGAAAGAAGGTAA
- a CDS encoding RNA polymerase sigma factor has protein sequence MIAARIIEWKVPKEDVEDVKGEFLLRLFNKIRGFAGRGRFDNWLRKKLANSVIADWFRRNPSKVLEWYDYEESEAGEDLEEEIEREALREEVRKIIGELPPKLREVGVRIFIEGKSIPETAKELGKAIGTVCSQCKRIKEIVKKKLEGFFQEE, from the coding sequence ATGATAGCGGCGCGGATAATTGAGTGGAAGGTTCCCAAAGAGGATGTAGAAGATGTTAAGGGAGAATTTCTTCTTCGTCTTTTTAATAAGATTAGAGGATTCGCTGGTAGAGGGAGGTTTGACAACTGGTTGAGGAAGAAGCTGGCTAACAGTGTCATAGCTGATTGGTTTAGAAGAAACCCCTCTAAGGTGCTGGAGTGGTATGATTATGAGGAGAGCGAAGCCGGTGAAGATTTGGAGGAGGAGATTGAAAGGGAAGCTTTGAGGGAAGAGGTGAGAAAGATAATAGGGGAGCTTCCCCCGAAGTTAAGGGAGGTAGGGGTAAGGATATTCATAGAGGGCAAATCCATACCGGAAACTGCGAAGGAGCTTGGCAAGGCTATAGGAACGGTTTGCTCCCAATGTAAGAGAATAAAGGAGATAGTTAAGAAAAAATTGGAAGGATTTTTTCAGGAGGAATAA
- a CDS encoding tetratricopeptide repeat protein — protein MERTLRIRFLNSFHKRGGFMMKKEYNLKDVDKLIEKAWNLWREGKENEARRVYDQVFAIAPDYHKAWLSKIGALVLKKRYKELPEVLEKAMDIPCTEPFYWRFLASVWQKLGNEEMMEECLIKAVDIEFREIEKAYDEAMEMMEKGDYQKALEIAERALLLRPDDLDLSYLKGCALFALGQLDSASEVVNEALITEEGKVHPDIWFLKGLILKKKGQLTEALEAYDKAISFDEEPSEEILIEKGDTLLTLERYDEAMEAFLFANELNPENFLALKGIAKVELEMGNFEEVITACREALDVYKGDAEVWRMLAIANYALDELSLSAKAAKEATQREPKNPENWRWRSLSYFKAGHNPQALRAINRVLELEPDNGNMWFIKAMICAKMEKKEMALDNLTRALELKPELKFEARVNENFKSLHKDERFQSLIK, from the coding sequence ATGGAGCGAACTCTCCGAATTCGTTTCCTCAATTCCTTCCATAAGCGAGGTGGATTTATGATGAAAAAGGAATACAATCTGAAAGATGTGGATAAACTCATTGAGAAAGCATGGAATCTTTGGCGGGAGGGGAAGGAGAACGAGGCGAGAAGGGTTTACGACCAGGTCTTCGCAATCGCGCCGGATTATCACAAAGCCTGGCTCTCAAAAATCGGCGCGCTTGTGCTGAAGAAAAGATACAAGGAATTGCCGGAAGTGCTGGAAAAAGCGATGGATATCCCCTGTACCGAACCATTTTACTGGCGATTCCTCGCCAGCGTCTGGCAGAAGTTGGGAAATGAGGAGATGATGGAGGAGTGTCTTATTAAAGCCGTAGACATTGAATTCCGCGAAATAGAAAAAGCCTATGACGAGGCTATGGAGATGATGGAGAAAGGAGATTACCAGAAAGCCTTAGAGATAGCGGAAAGAGCCCTCTTGTTACGACCCGATGATTTGGATTTATCATACCTCAAGGGTTGTGCCCTCTTCGCTCTTGGGCAATTGGATTCTGCCTCCGAAGTAGTCAATGAAGCTTTAATAACGGAGGAGGGAAAGGTCCACCCCGATATTTGGTTCCTGAAAGGTTTGATATTGAAAAAGAAAGGACAACTAACGGAGGCGCTGGAAGCCTATGATAAGGCAATATCATTTGACGAGGAACCATCTGAGGAAATATTGATAGAGAAAGGTGATACGCTCCTCACCCTTGAACGCTACGACGAGGCTATGGAGGCATTTCTCTTCGCAAACGAATTGAATCCGGAGAACTTCTTGGCATTGAAGGGAATAGCTAAGGTAGAGCTTGAGATGGGCAATTTTGAAGAAGTTATTACTGCTTGTAGGGAGGCTTTGGATGTATACAAGGGGGATGCGGAGGTCTGGCGAATGCTTGCAATCGCCAATTATGCGCTTGACGAGCTCAGCCTTTCCGCAAAGGCTGCCAAGGAGGCAACTCAGCGGGAGCCAAAGAACCCCGAGAATTGGCGATGGCGAAGCCTCAGCTACTTTAAGGCGGGACATAATCCCCAGGCTCTCCGGGCGATTAACAGGGTATTGGAATTGGAGCCGGATAATGGGAATATGTGGTTTATTAAGGCGATGATTTGTGCGAAGATGGAGAAGAAGGAGATGGCTTTGGATAACTTGACGAGGGCATTGGAGCTGAAGCCGGAATTGAAGTTTGAAGCCAGGGTAAACGAAAACTTCAAATCGCTTCACAAGGATGAGAGATTCCAGAGTTTGATTAAATAG
- a CDS encoding DEAD/DEAH box helicase family protein — protein MARENNPTIFHFPSFDRFIILDLETTGLDKSARPFQFSALKVENWRITDFINLYANIPPEELKNLPYTLQLKLQLTEPELRKRIEEAPPIEEVLKSFASFLSDFPLIGHNIGFDLSILASHDLNLPNPYLDSLELVSLAFPLASSYSLEEIIKEVGIEDEIAKLSDELRLEGLFPHNALYDCLALYCLLKKSLEKLKESKFLSLLHLISPVLAESLSLPSPPNDFSHLFPPHNEAESLEEIMREPSEFSFTSQEVLQFYDELVEKGRWEKRKSQRTVIGKVAELFEKGKIGMIEAPTGTGKTLAYLLPASFLVSRGGGKVIIATYTKHLQNQAVSDLENKLLPFLPFSPRYVVLKGRGNYLCMRRFLYKLEDAFLRFSEETTEEEKFLLLYVGRFIEEAKDKIEDLDAFPYWLSLHFPYTIALKEDIKSDRDICVRNSCPFFSLCFFQRADRASKEADVIITNHWLLLMKKWHNPQECSIVVDEAHNLEDAASKAFGKEIGKVELTALLSLFLNKEGNRGMLLRVRKILGDNEDLRSAFAAVRELHELLDELGKALHFFFLTQNLSLHNYYAASLWMKRLSRRDERHWRKVRELIRKMSKTSEQLRFAIVQLVLKLSSQSPHLADELRNIYNNFSKRLNDCFSLSNWDYNKKQFVRWIELEISEDAPEEIDLNSPPPQFLNWLFREAPLRVDEALRENIYEKFRSVVFTSATLTIAGKGFSFFLDRLGLDDYISDDDLLSLPPAFNYNENVLLLLPYYLRSDASQKNIEKFKEETLEELFHFISFVEGRSLVLFSARERLEYVGKNLEPRLGERMLPLYWQRRGVSKRHLLREFRDREEATLLGLRSFWEGVDVPGPSLSYLILEKLPFPSVRDPLSQARREQMRKMGRDEYIDYLLPMTIIPFKQGFGRLIRSPNDRGVVLFLDKRLRSDILSREIALASLPGFKRDEECEKTRKSLYSAVSEHMKLQFPSFPWKEKLEQVEEFAFEEKPSEEFPLNGEILLQKDCVLLTTNLSPILSHLTRKNLRVAIISYSDPAFLLSQHEQPIPYLPPQPVLNMSLFLRIWEETPSVLSLHPYWLMDEEVREKIKKADILIITQPLSLLYSSTFFSPVLSENIPEVKRKIFLFHPSLEEFLSNFNHLEFIKTDKENFQLLIRRISDIYPFLTEAKKQERDVIIYTPKGKELEEELNKRNFFASWGEEMLPLFQKDLLNILILPPGRTADKQGAKIVIHYPPIGDKISYLVESSQAQWGGGEGYALVCLKNGIPLEEQIQLMFPDERDIEDFSALLNAKREVLFLNPGQIPPKRWRLIHLFSQSGRASWRIVERMVGIVLQEGKEVEDKELREILRENGVSSKRIKTLDLLASARKSGIPLDVISHSLHRALLRGELFYEVKSRAILVRAKNSHAKVIPPISREEIIREWSELSEFVSSIPSISEVDL, from the coding sequence ATGGCAAGGGAAAATAATCCGACAATCTTCCATTTTCCCTCCTTTGACCGCTTCATCATCTTGGATTTGGAGACAACTGGATTGGACAAATCCGCCCGCCCTTTCCAATTCTCCGCCCTCAAAGTGGAGAATTGGCGAATAACGGACTTCATCAACCTATATGCAAATATCCCACCCGAGGAACTGAAAAATCTTCCCTATACCCTTCAATTAAAGCTTCAACTCACTGAACCCGAATTAAGGAAAAGAATTGAAGAAGCACCGCCTATTGAGGAGGTGCTCAAGTCCTTCGCCTCCTTCCTTTCCGATTTCCCCTTGATAGGGCACAACATCGGGTTTGATTTGTCAATCCTCGCCTCCCATGACCTAAATCTGCCAAACCCCTACCTTGATAGCTTAGAGCTGGTCTCTCTCGCTTTCCCACTGGCAAGCAGCTACTCGCTTGAGGAAATCATTAAGGAAGTGGGAATTGAAGATGAAATAGCGAAACTCAGCGATGAGCTCCGTTTGGAGGGATTGTTTCCTCACAATGCCCTCTACGATTGTCTCGCCCTTTATTGCCTCCTTAAAAAATCGCTTGAGAAACTCAAGGAAAGCAAATTCCTTTCCCTTCTCCACTTAATTTCGCCCGTCCTCGCCGAATCACTCTCCCTACCATCTCCACCAAATGATTTCTCACACCTATTTCCTCCCCACAACGAAGCAGAATCACTTGAAGAGATAATGAGAGAGCCAAGCGAATTCAGTTTCACTTCCCAAGAGGTACTGCAATTTTACGATGAATTGGTGGAGAAGGGACGCTGGGAGAAAAGGAAATCGCAAAGGACTGTTATTGGCAAGGTGGCGGAGCTATTTGAGAAGGGGAAAATAGGGATGATAGAGGCTCCCACGGGAACCGGTAAAACTTTGGCTTATCTTCTACCTGCCTCCTTCCTCGTCAGCAGGGGAGGTGGAAAGGTGATAATCGCCACCTACACGAAGCATCTCCAGAATCAAGCCGTTTCCGACCTTGAAAATAAACTGCTTCCCTTCCTGCCTTTCTCGCCGAGATATGTTGTCCTGAAAGGGAGGGGCAATTACCTTTGCATGCGCCGATTCCTTTATAAATTGGAGGACGCATTTTTGCGCTTCAGCGAGGAGACGACGGAAGAGGAGAAATTCCTCTTGCTATATGTGGGAAGATTTATTGAGGAAGCGAAAGATAAAATTGAGGATTTGGACGCATTTCCCTATTGGCTGAGTTTACACTTTCCCTATACCATTGCCCTGAAGGAAGACATAAAATCGGATAGGGATATCTGCGTAAGGAATAGTTGTCCCTTCTTCTCTCTATGCTTTTTCCAGAGAGCGGATAGAGCATCTAAGGAAGCGGATGTCATTATAACTAACCACTGGCTCCTCCTGATGAAGAAATGGCACAATCCCCAGGAATGCTCAATCGTGGTTGACGAGGCGCATAATCTGGAGGATGCGGCAAGCAAAGCCTTCGGCAAAGAAATCGGAAAAGTGGAGCTCACCGCTCTTCTCTCTCTATTTCTCAATAAGGAAGGAAATAGGGGAATGCTTCTTAGGGTGAGAAAGATTTTGGGAGATAACGAGGATTTACGCTCCGCTTTCGCCGCAGTTAGAGAGCTACACGAACTCTTAGACGAGTTAGGGAAGGCGCTCCACTTCTTCTTCCTCACGCAAAATCTCTCTCTCCACAATTATTATGCCGCCTCCCTTTGGATGAAAAGGCTCTCAAGAAGAGACGAAAGGCACTGGCGAAAAGTTCGGGAACTGATTAGAAAGATGAGCAAAACATCGGAACAATTAAGGTTCGCAATCGTTCAGCTTGTCCTCAAACTCTCCTCACAATCTCCTCATTTGGCTGATGAGCTCAGAAATATCTATAACAACTTCTCAAAAAGGCTCAACGACTGTTTCTCCCTCTCTAATTGGGATTACAATAAAAAACAATTCGTCAGATGGATAGAATTAGAGATTAGCGAAGACGCCCCAGAGGAGATAGACTTAAACTCTCCTCCGCCCCAGTTTTTGAATTGGCTTTTCCGCGAGGCACCGCTCAGGGTTGACGAGGCACTGAGGGAAAATATCTATGAAAAGTTTCGCTCAGTAGTTTTCACCTCCGCCACCTTAACAATTGCTGGAAAGGGATTCAGCTTCTTCTTGGATAGGTTGGGGTTAGATGATTACATCAGCGATGACGACCTGCTCTCACTCCCTCCTGCATTCAATTATAATGAAAACGTCCTCCTACTCCTTCCCTATTACTTAAGGAGCGATGCTTCACAAAAGAATATTGAAAAATTCAAAGAGGAAACGCTTGAAGAGTTATTTCATTTCATCAGTTTCGTGGAGGGGAGAAGCCTCGTCCTTTTCTCCGCCCGGGAGAGATTGGAATATGTGGGTAAGAACTTAGAACCCCGATTGGGGGAGAGGATGCTTCCCCTCTATTGGCAGAGGCGGGGCGTTTCAAAGAGACACTTATTGCGTGAATTCAGGGATAGAGAGGAAGCCACGCTTCTGGGACTGCGTTCCTTCTGGGAGGGCGTTGATGTGCCCGGTCCCTCCCTTTCCTACCTCATCCTTGAAAAGCTTCCATTCCCCTCCGTCAGAGACCCACTCTCCCAAGCAAGACGCGAACAAATGCGAAAAATGGGAAGGGACGAATACATAGATTACCTCTTGCCTATGACCATCATCCCCTTCAAACAGGGATTTGGAAGGCTTATAAGGTCGCCAAACGATAGGGGAGTGGTGCTTTTCCTTGATAAACGCCTCCGCTCGGATATCCTCAGCAGGGAAATAGCGCTCGCCTCCCTTCCGGGCTTCAAGAGAGACGAGGAATGCGAGAAAACGAGGAAATCACTCTACTCCGCCGTGAGTGAACATATGAAACTCCAATTCCCTTCCTTCCCCTGGAAGGAAAAATTGGAGCAAGTGGAGGAATTTGCCTTTGAGGAAAAACCCTCGGAAGAATTCCCCCTAAACGGAGAAATCCTGCTCCAAAAGGATTGTGTCCTTCTAACCACAAACCTATCCCCTATCCTTTCCCATCTCACAAGAAAAAACCTTCGCGTCGCCATTATCTCCTACTCCGACCCTGCCTTCCTCCTTTCCCAGCACGAACAACCCATACCTTATTTACCGCCTCAGCCTGTGTTGAATATGTCCCTCTTCCTGAGAATTTGGGAGGAAACGCCAAGCGTCCTCTCGCTCCATCCATACTGGCTTATGGATGAAGAGGTAAGAGAAAAAATAAAGAAAGCGGATATCCTAATCATCACCCAACCTCTCTCCCTCCTCTACTCAAGCACATTTTTCTCCCCCGTTTTGAGCGAAAACATCCCGGAAGTAAAAAGAAAAATCTTCCTATTCCACCCGAGCTTGGAAGAATTTCTCTCAAACTTCAATCACTTGGAGTTCATCAAAACCGACAAGGAAAACTTCCAACTTCTAATCAGAAGGATTAGTGATATCTACCCCTTCTTAACGGAGGCTAAGAAACAGGAGAGGGATGTTATTATCTACACGCCAAAGGGAAAAGAACTGGAGGAGGAACTCAATAAGAGAAACTTCTTCGCCTCTTGGGGTGAAGAAATGCTTCCCCTTTTCCAAAAGGACCTCCTGAATATCCTAATCCTTCCTCCCGGGAGAACAGCCGATAAGCAAGGGGCAAAGATAGTCATCCATTATCCACCGATAGGAGACAAAATCTCCTATCTCGTTGAGTCAAGCCAAGCACAATGGGGCGGAGGCGAGGGTTATGCCCTGGTATGCCTAAAAAACGGGATTCCCTTGGAGGAACAAATCCAATTAATGTTCCCAGATGAAAGGGACATTGAGGATTTCTCCGCCTTGCTAAATGCGAAAAGGGAAGTTCTATTTTTGAACCCGGGGCAAATCCCGCCGAAGCGATGGAGACTTATCCATCTATTTTCCCAATCAGGGAGAGCGAGTTGGCGAATTGTGGAGAGAATGGTGGGCATCGTCTTGCAGGAAGGAAAGGAGGTTGAGGATAAGGAATTGAGGGAAATACTTCGGGAAAATGGGGTGAGTTCTAAAAGGATAAAGACGCTTGACCTACTTGCTTCCGCGAGGAAAAGCGGAATACCGCTTGATGTTATCTCCCATTCACTTCATCGCGCCCTTTTGCGAGGAGAGCTATTCTACGAAGTGAAATCAAGAGCGATTTTAGTGAGAGCTAAAAATTCCCACGCCAAAGTAATCCCACCCATTTCCCGGGAGGAAATCATAAGGGAATGGAGCGAACTCTCCGAATTCGTTTCCTCAATTCCTTCCATAAGCGAGGTGGATTTATGA
- the rfaD gene encoding ADP-glyceromanno-heptose 6-epimerase translates to MLVITGSAGFIGSALVWGFNKRGFDDILIVDSLGQDEKWKNLLNLRFQDFMDKDEFIIRLEKGELDGKIEDIIHMGACSDTMERDADFLLRNNYEYSKRLALWCLKRGKRLLYASSAATYGDGKMGFSDDHSLLPSLRPLNMYAYSKHLFDLWAYRNSFLDKMVGLKYFNVFGPNEYHKGEMRSVIHKAYEQVKREGKIRLFKSYNPNFKDGWQMRDFVYIKDVVEATIFLYENKKARGIYNIGTGRARSFYDLAMAVFRALEVEPNIEFIDMPEEIRDKYQYWTQADISKLRNAGFVREFTSLEEAVNDYIRNYLLKPNPYLGNEFEERS, encoded by the coding sequence ATGCTCGTCATAACTGGCTCAGCGGGATTCATTGGAAGCGCCCTTGTTTGGGGATTCAATAAGAGAGGCTTTGATGATATTTTGATTGTAGATTCCTTGGGGCAAGACGAGAAATGGAAGAACCTCCTCAACCTTCGTTTCCAAGATTTTATGGATAAGGACGAATTCATAATTCGCCTTGAGAAGGGCGAGCTGGATGGAAAGATAGAGGACATCATCCATATGGGAGCATGTAGCGATACAATGGAAAGGGATGCCGATTTCCTACTCCGCAATAACTATGAATACAGCAAAAGATTGGCTTTATGGTGCTTAAAGAGGGGTAAACGTCTCCTCTATGCCTCCAGCGCCGCTACCTATGGCGATGGGAAGATGGGTTTTTCAGATGACCATAGCCTCCTGCCTTCCCTCCGACCTCTCAATATGTATGCCTATTCCAAACACCTATTTGACTTATGGGCATACAGAAACTCTTTTTTGGATAAGATGGTGGGATTGAAGTATTTCAATGTATTCGGTCCAAACGAATATCACAAAGGGGAGATGCGCTCCGTCATCCACAAGGCTTACGAGCAGGTCAAGCGGGAAGGGAAGATAAGGCTGTTCAAATCCTACAATCCGAATTTCAAAGATGGCTGGCAGATGAGGGACTTCGTCTACATAAAAGATGTCGTTGAGGCTACGATTTTCCTCTATGAGAATAAGAAGGCGAGGGGGATTTATAATATAGGGACGGGTAGGGCAAGGAGCTTCTATGATTTAGCTATGGCTGTATTCAGGGCTTTGGAAGTGGAACCGAATATAGAGTTCATAGATATGCCAGAGGAGATAAGAGATAAGTATCAGTATTGGACGCAGGCGGATATCAGCAAGCTGAGAAATGCGGGCTTCGTGAGGGAGTTCACTTCCCTTGAGGAGGCTGTAAACGATTATATCCGCAATTATCTCCTCAAACCCAACCCTTATTTGGGAAATGAATTTGAGGAAAGGAGTTGA
- a CDS encoding iron-sulfur cluster assembly protein: protein MANQSEKEKAILSALKDVADPELGFSILEAGLIDEVRVEGNKASITYHLTAPFCPPPFALFIGKQIKEKALSVEGISEVEVTLQGHIMEEEINRMLKEEESS, encoded by the coding sequence TTGGCTAATCAATCTGAAAAGGAGAAGGCAATCCTCTCTGCCCTCAAGGATGTAGCCGACCCCGAGCTTGGCTTCTCAATCCTGGAGGCTGGACTCATTGATGAGGTAAGGGTGGAAGGGAACAAGGCTTCCATAACATATCATCTCACCGCTCCCTTCTGCCCTCCTCCATTCGCTCTCTTCATCGGCAAACAAATCAAGGAGAAAGCCCTTAGCGTTGAGGGGATAAGTGAGGTAGAGGTAACTCTCCAGGGGCATATCATGGAGGAAGAAATAAACAGGATGCTCAAGGAGGAGGAATCCTCTTAG
- a CDS encoding radical SAM protein: MKPIYGPVSSWRLGRSLGIDLLCREEKICSFDCIYCQLGETKIKTIRRDVYVESERIFAEWEKIEGKFEADVITLSGTGEPTLGKNLEEVVEFLRGRTNLPLAILTNSSLLGDEEVREELNKLDIVVAKLDACDEESFRKINRPVEGLGWGEYLEGIREFRRGYRGKFALQMMFIDDNKDLVEGMVRLAGELEPDEVQVNTPLRPCGVRPLSREELEEIKGRFAGFPVVISPYDVKKKVARPLDVEEVYKRKRPEP, encoded by the coding sequence ATGAAGCCGATATATGGACCCGTTTCCTCTTGGAGATTGGGAAGGTCGCTTGGGATTGACCTCCTTTGCAGGGAGGAGAAAATTTGCTCCTTTGATTGCATCTATTGTCAGCTGGGTGAGACGAAGATAAAGACAATCAGAAGGGATGTATATGTGGAAAGCGAGAGAATTTTCGCTGAATGGGAAAAGATAGAGGGGAAGTTTGAGGCTGATGTGATAACATTATCGGGCACGGGAGAGCCTACCCTTGGGAAGAATTTGGAGGAAGTCGTTGAGTTCCTACGGGGAAGGACTAACCTTCCCCTTGCGATTTTGACCAATTCAAGCCTTCTCGGGGATGAAGAAGTTAGGGAGGAATTGAATAAATTGGATATAGTGGTGGCGAAGTTAGATGCCTGTGATGAGGAATCTTTTAGAAAGATAAATAGACCGGTGGAGGGGTTGGGATGGGGAGAATATTTGGAGGGGATTAGGGAGTTCAGGAGGGGATATAGGGGGAAATTCGCTTTGCAGATGATGTTTATTGATGATAATAAGGATTTGGTGGAGGGGATGGTGAGGTTAGCGGGTGAGCTAGAGCCAGATGAAGTGCAGGTGAATACTCCACTTCGTCCCTGTGGGGTGCGTCCTTTGAGCAGGGAGGAACTGGAGGAGATAAAGGGGAGGTTCGCTGGCTTTCCCGTGGTCATCTCTCCCTATGATGTAAAGAAAAAGGTAGCAAGACCATTGGATGTAGAAGAAGTTTACAAGAGGAAACGTCCCGAGCCCTGA
- a CDS encoding LPS-assembly protein LptD codes for MLSRFCLLFLFILILSLSFAGEGTITAKRAKYIPSEEKIIGEDVVIKYEDYEIRGDKVTLSLDENSGVVEGNALLMKSGEMMRGEKLFFNWEKEEWKMESGKVEIEAKRLQGAQAPLFLYAKESSGTSKEMEGKGISLTTCNLLRPHYSVNAKEIFVIFGDKLVARDVSFVALGKKLFHLPYLVIPLKTPAKRSFIPQFGSDPYQGYFIKTTYPYLSTAVATGILHLDYIQKRGTGQGIEHTFVYPHLKSSFSLYHMAPSGGEGESLTANGKMDWQKGSLRASILSDFQKNSLWYGGSSRTSNLQATIEQNTSTSNLSLSFRQQNLKGFYDSQNLFASLFYNIRLDARRNLKVDIQNTSLSYSNTPTDKELYSTFLFSQQGKVGLEVETKRRSDLDKDVYTADQNYSFLEKMPEIRLKAPEISSKLPVDAEIVWGQYRQFITKPFLSRATFSLSTYWRSSQSLSQGHKPNLALNGDFFQGLYGDGTALYSYNLSSTLSVPIGSSSLNLSFRHTASRGYSPFFMDQVYPYSSLNAGWTLSSKTAKFSLQGGYDFRNDYPYSITGRLEISPSWGDFRLYLGYEPRSKKWRDIIANIKIGEKTKPLWNINIRYATEEKKLAFVRGTAKLELGKWWKIEGIYGYNGYTNKLEELDLALTRDLHCWVASLLYNKRRKELTFNLYLKAFPIQIRPLGLGAEGQYIGTNVGGYY; via the coding sequence ATGCTATCAAGGTTTTGTCTCTTATTCCTCTTTATCCTCATCCTTTCCCTCTCATTCGCTGGAGAGGGAACCATAACAGCGAAAAGAGCGAAATATATTCCCTCTGAGGAGAAAATAATAGGGGAAGATGTGGTGATAAAATATGAGGATTACGAGATCAGGGGTGATAAGGTCACTCTAAGCCTTGATGAGAACTCAGGCGTAGTTGAGGGGAACGCTTTACTCATGAAATCGGGAGAAATGATGAGGGGAGAGAAGCTGTTCTTTAATTGGGAGAAAGAGGAATGGAAGATGGAATCGGGCAAAGTGGAGATTGAAGCGAAGAGATTGCAAGGAGCACAAGCACCTTTATTCCTTTACGCGAAGGAAAGCTCAGGTACCTCTAAGGAAATGGAAGGGAAAGGCATTTCCCTCACAACCTGCAACCTTTTGCGTCCCCATTACAGCGTTAACGCTAAAGAGATATTTGTTATCTTCGGCGATAAGCTTGTTGCAAGAGATGTCTCCTTTGTTGCCCTGGGAAAGAAGCTTTTCCATCTTCCCTATCTCGTCATTCCCTTAAAGACGCCTGCCAAAAGGAGCTTCATTCCCCAGTTTGGAAGCGACCCTTACCAGGGCTACTTCATCAAAACAACCTATCCCTATCTAAGCACGGCGGTAGCAACTGGCATTCTCCACCTTGATTATATCCAGAAAAGGGGCACGGGACAGGGAATAGAACACACCTTTGTGTATCCCCACTTGAAATCTTCCTTTTCCCTTTATCATATGGCTCCCTCGGGAGGGGAAGGAGAGAGCCTTACCGCAAACGGTAAAATGGATTGGCAAAAGGGAAGTTTGAGGGCTTCTATTCTCTCCGATTTCCAGAAAAACAGCCTCTGGTATGGTGGCTCATCAAGGACGTCTAATCTCCAAGCAACTATTGAGCAGAATACCTCTACCAGCAACCTCAGCTTGAGCTTCCGCCAGCAAAATCTCAAGGGTTTCTACGATTCCCAAAATCTTTTCGCTTCTCTTTTCTATAACATCCGGCTTGATGCAAGGAGAAATTTGAAGGTGGATATCCAAAATACAAGCCTTTCTTATTCAAATACTCCAACAGATAAGGAACTCTATTCAACTTTTCTTTTCAGCCAACAAGGTAAAGTTGGACTTGAGGTGGAGACAAAACGCAGAAGCGATTTGGACAAGGATGTCTACACCGCTGACCAAAACTACTCTTTCCTTGAGAAAATGCCGGAGATAAGGTTAAAAGCTCCCGAGATTTCGTCCAAATTACCTGTAGATGCGGAAATCGTCTGGGGGCAATATCGCCAATTCATCACTAAGCCCTTCTTATCCAGAGCGACCTTCTCACTCTCCACATATTGGCGCAGTTCCCAAAGCCTTTCCCAAGGACACAAGCCCAATCTCGCCTTAAATGGAGATTTCTTTCAAGGGCTATATGGAGATGGAACAGCCCTCTATTCATACAATCTTTCCTCCACCCTTTCAGTTCCCATTGGCTCTTCCTCCCTAAACCTCTCCTTTAGACATACCGCCTCTCGGGGCTACAGCCCCTTTTTTATGGACCAAGTCTATCCCTATAGCTCCCTAAACGCAGGCTGGACCCTGAGCTCCAAAACCGCAAAATTTTCGCTTCAGGGAGGCTACGATTTCCGAAACGATTACCCCTACTCCATCACCGGCAGATTGGAGATATCTCCCAGTTGGGGCGATTTTCGCCTTTATCTTGGCTATGAGCCGAGAAGCAAAAAATGGCGTGATATCATAGCGAATATAAAAATTGGCGAGAAGACGAAGCCTCTTTGGAATATAAATATAAGGTATGCTACTGAAGAGAAGAAGCTGGCATTTGTGAGGGGAACGGCAAAGCTGGAATTGGGGAAGTGGTGGAAGATTGAGGGAATCTATGGTTACAATGGCTATACAAATAAGCTTGAAGAGCTAGACCTCGCATTGACAAGGGACCTACACTGCTGGGTCGCTTCTCTACTATACAATAAAAGAAGAAAGGAATTGACTTTTAACTTATATCTCAAGGCATTCCCCATCCAGATACGACCTCTGGGGTTGGGTGCAGAGGGGCAATACATTGGAACAAACGTTGGCGGCTATTATTGA